The Synechocystis sp. PCC 7509 genome includes a window with the following:
- a CDS encoding efflux RND transporter permease subunit, translated as MAFNLSAWSIRRPVPTIVLFLFLTIIGWFSFTSLGIDINPNIDVPAVSITVTQPGAGPTELEFQVTKPIEDAVAGLGNIDNIISTVNDGVSTTIINFDLGTDSDRATNDVRNSVAQIRQNLPQDINEPIIQRVEFSGGAIMTYAVVSNQQSVEQLSNLVDDTISRALLSVKGVAEIRRDGGVDREIRINLEPSRLQALGITATSVNDQIRAFNVNLPGGRTEVGGSEQSIRTLGSAATVKELQNYQIVLPNGSFVPLSSLGEVEDSFGEPRTAAYLNNQPIVAFSVLRSTGTTLVSVEEGVIKAVEQLQKTLPRDVKLELIFTQGDFIRESYENTIDDLVQASALAVITILVFLRDWRATLITAIALPLSILPTFAVQQALGYTLNNMTLLALALAVGNLVDDTVVEVENMERHIGMGKTPRQAAFDSSAEVGLAVLASAATIIAVFLPVAFMGGIPGQFFQPFGVTVAVSTIFSTLVARTITPMLGARWFKTKTNKQIQKDESRSSRKRFQPYKQLLSWALSHRLTTISIAIAFFIGSLALIPLIPQGFVDNGDLGISTLTIELPPGSTLEDTRKVAAQATDILRSSPAVENILATQEVDSATLSVNLKPKAERKLSQVEYEQQMRPLLQKIPGTRISFQSQGAAGSTKDLTIVLKSENPQALTQAANDLEKQMRGVPGLVEVASTASLVKPEILIIPNPEKAADLGVTVQSIAQTASLATIGDNEANLAKFNLSDRQIPIRVQIAESARKDIDTLRNLRVPGENNTLVPLIAVADIRNGSGPAQIDRYDRSRQVSVQANLQGLVLGDAVQAVDKLPALNPLPPEVVRQSAGDAEIMQEIFGRFGTALALAIMCIYAILVLLYNSFLHPLTIMVALPLSLGGALLGLLIAQKALGLYALIGIVLLMGIVTKNSILLVDYTILYLEEGKTQRQALIEAGLSRLRPILMTSLATVAGTIPLAIGLGAGAEVRSPMGIAIMGGFTTSTLLTLVVVPVLFTYVDGFQSWLLKTFKHGWGKKPKRKQVVE; from the coding sequence ATGGCTTTTAACCTTTCTGCTTGGTCGATTCGCCGCCCTGTCCCCACCATAGTTTTATTTTTATTTTTAACAATTATCGGCTGGTTTTCCTTTACAAGTTTAGGGATTGATATTAATCCTAATATTGATGTTCCCGCCGTTTCTATTACCGTTACTCAACCAGGAGCAGGGCCAACAGAATTAGAATTTCAAGTAACCAAGCCTATAGAAGACGCAGTAGCGGGTTTAGGAAACATTGATAATATAATTTCTACCGTTAATGACGGCGTTTCCACCACAATTATTAACTTTGATTTGGGTACAGATAGCGATCGCGCAACTAATGATGTCCGTAACTCTGTAGCCCAAATTCGCCAAAATTTACCCCAAGATATCAACGAGCCAATTATTCAAAGGGTAGAATTTTCTGGCGGCGCAATTATGACTTATGCCGTAGTTTCTAACCAACAGTCGGTAGAGCAATTAAGTAATTTAGTAGATGATACAATTAGCCGTGCGCTTCTATCAGTAAAAGGCGTTGCCGAAATCCGCCGCGATGGTGGCGTAGATAGAGAAATTAGAATCAATTTAGAACCCTCTCGTTTACAAGCATTGGGAATTACCGCAACGAGCGTAAACGATCAAATTCGCGCCTTTAACGTCAATTTACCGGGAGGAAGAACCGAAGTTGGCGGTAGCGAACAAAGTATTCGGACTTTAGGAAGCGCCGCTACAGTAAAAGAATTGCAAAACTATCAAATTGTGCTGCCTAATGGTAGTTTTGTGCCTTTATCTAGTTTAGGGGAAGTTGAAGATAGTTTTGGCGAACCAAGAACGGCGGCTTATCTCAATAACCAGCCAATAGTTGCTTTTTCGGTACTGCGGAGTACGGGTACAACCTTAGTATCGGTAGAAGAAGGAGTTATTAAAGCTGTAGAACAACTGCAAAAAACCTTGCCTAGAGATGTGAAATTAGAATTAATTTTCACCCAGGGCGATTTTATCCGCGAATCTTACGAAAATACGATTGATGACTTGGTACAAGCTTCGGCTCTTGCCGTCATTACGATTTTAGTATTTTTGCGTGACTGGCGAGCAACTTTAATTACGGCGATCGCATTACCTCTATCTATTCTGCCTACTTTTGCCGTCCAACAAGCATTAGGCTACACCCTCAACAACATGACTTTGCTGGCGTTGGCATTGGCGGTGGGTAACTTAGTAGACGATACGGTGGTAGAAGTCGAAAATATGGAAAGGCATATTGGCATGGGCAAAACTCCCCGTCAAGCTGCCTTTGATTCCTCGGCGGAAGTGGGTTTAGCGGTACTCGCCAGCGCTGCAACCATTATTGCGGTATTTTTGCCTGTAGCATTTATGGGCGGGATTCCTGGGCAATTTTTTCAACCTTTTGGCGTAACTGTTGCCGTTTCCACGATTTTTTCTACTTTAGTGGCGCGAACTATTACCCCAATGTTGGGGGCTAGGTGGTTTAAAACAAAAACAAATAAGCAAATTCAAAAAGATGAAAGTCGTAGCAGTAGAAAGAGATTTCAACCTTACAAACAGTTGTTAAGTTGGGCATTAAGTCATCGCTTGACAACTATCTCAATTGCGATCGCATTTTTCATTGGTAGTTTAGCCCTGATTCCTTTAATTCCTCAAGGATTTGTCGATAACGGCGACTTGGGAATTTCTACACTAACTATAGAATTGCCCCCAGGCTCGACTTTGGAAGATACAAGAAAAGTAGCCGCCCAAGCTACAGATATTTTACGCTCAAGTCCCGCCGTTGAAAATATATTAGCCACTCAAGAAGTAGATTCAGCGACGCTGAGTGTTAACCTCAAGCCCAAAGCGGAAAGAAAATTATCTCAAGTAGAATACGAACAACAAATGCGCCCGTTGCTGCAAAAAATTCCTGGTACGAGAATTAGTTTTCAAAGCCAAGGGGCGGCGGGTAGTACAAAAGATTTAACCATTGTTTTAAAAAGCGAAAATCCCCAAGCTTTAACCCAAGCGGCTAACGATTTAGAAAAGCAAATGCGGGGTGTACCAGGATTAGTAGAAGTTGCTTCTACCGCTAGCTTAGTTAAACCAGAAATTTTAATTATTCCCAATCCCGAAAAAGCCGCAGATTTAGGCGTAACAGTTCAATCAATTGCTCAAACAGCATCATTAGCTACGATTGGAGATAATGAAGCCAACCTAGCTAAATTTAACTTAAGCGATCGCCAAATTCCCATTCGCGTCCAAATTGCCGAATCTGCTAGAAAAGATATTGATACTCTCAGAAATCTGCGCGTACCAGGTGAAAACAACACCTTAGTTCCTTTAATTGCCGTTGCAGATATCCGTAACGGTAGCGGCCCGGCGCAAATTGATCGCTACGACAGATCCCGTCAAGTCTCGGTACAAGCCAACTTACAAGGACTTGTTTTAGGCGACGCGGTGCAAGCGGTGGATAAGTTACCGGCTCTTAACCCATTACCGCCGGAAGTAGTGCGCCAAAGTGCAGGGGATGCGGAAATTATGCAAGAAATCTTCGGGCGTTTTGGTACAGCTTTAGCGCTGGCAATCATGTGTATTTATGCTATTTTGGTGCTGTTGTACAATAGCTTTCTGCACCCGCTCACAATTATGGTGGCGCTACCTTTATCCTTGGGTGGGGCGTTATTGGGCTTATTGATCGCTCAAAAAGCTTTAGGACTTTATGCCCTAATTGGGATTGTCTTACTAATGGGAATTGTCACCAAAAACTCAATTTTGTTAGTAGACTACACCATACTTTATCTAGAAGAAGGTAAAACCCAACGTCAAGCGCTTATAGAAGCTGGTTTGTCGCGCCTTCGACCGATTTTGATGACCTCTCTAGCTACCGTAGCCGGAACTATACCCCTGGCGATAGGACTGGGGGCGGGGGCAGAAGTCCGCAGTCCAATGGGTATTGCGATTATGGGCGGCTTTACAACTTCTACGCTGCTAACGCTAGTGGTAGTGCCAGTATTATTTACCTATGTAGACGGTTTTCAATCTTGGCTGCTCAAGACATTCAAACATGGATGGGGCAAAAAACCAAAGCGCAAGCAAGTTGTAGAATAA
- a CDS encoding RidA family protein — protein sequence MKRSVSQWFKLGRWLILTIGVSLLLLNFASLDSVQAAMRSGEPREVTRYGTATSPILSAVAVPENQAYFWTSGTVPPVINPTAPTGTRDRYGDTKTQATGILTRFQTLLAEGGLCLDDVVYLRVYLVNDPVLGRVDYQGWFDAYAQFFNINNVPKVARSTLAVAGLVDPGWLVEIEAVAVYPKRGGRR from the coding sequence ATGAAAAGATCCGTCAGCCAATGGTTTAAACTTGGGCGCTGGTTGATACTAACTATTGGTGTTAGTTTGCTGTTATTAAATTTTGCCAGCTTAGATTCGGTACAAGCGGCGATGAGATCCGGTGAACCTAGAGAAGTGACCCGTTACGGTACAGCAACATCGCCAATTTTATCGGCGGTAGCAGTGCCAGAAAATCAAGCATACTTTTGGACGAGTGGGACAGTACCACCCGTAATCAATCCTACTGCTCCTACGGGAACGCGCGATCGCTATGGAGATACAAAAACTCAAGCTACAGGTATCTTGACTCGGTTTCAGACTTTATTAGCTGAAGGGGGATTGTGTTTAGATGATGTTGTTTATCTGCGGGTTTACCTGGTCAACGATCCAGTTTTAGGACGAGTTGATTATCAAGGTTGGTTTGATGCTTACGCTCAATTTTTTAACATCAATAACGTGCCTAAAGTTGCTCGTTCGACCCTTGCGGTAGCTGGGTTAGTTGATCCTGGTTGGCTAGTTGAAATTGAAGCGGTTGCCGTTTACCCAAAAAGAGGGGGTAGAAGATAA
- a CDS encoding flavin monoamine oxidase family protein, producing the protein MRRRDFITAVAASAGSAYAAMKALDLLEQPATAQPQRPFELKRRGGRKKVIILGAGLAGMTSAYELAKIGYECIILEARDRAGGRCWTLRGGDKFTDIDGQTETVKFDPGLYFNPGPARIPQHHVTLDYCRELGVKLETFTNLNRQQYYYNENVGALSGKKVRAREAITDMRGYISELLAKAVNQDALDATLSGTDKEKLIEFLRTYGNLNPDLFYKGSSRRGYAVPQGAADNPGILADPYDLKSLIELGFAGYEASEWGYDQQMTMLQPVGGMDRIAKAMENRVKQLITFSAEVKEIRKTPNGVRIVYTDSRNGQRREVSGDYCICTIPLSVLKTIPSDFAPDMQAAISSVDYAITGKSGLQFNRRFWEEDEDIYGGITSTNQPITQVWYPSSGYLSRKGVMLGYYNFGTNASNVGNLPCSQRLALALDQGSKIHPQYRSHFENGISLYWPKIPYNLGGWASYTTAVREQYYPRLNQPDGNIYLAGEHLSYLTGWMAGAFESARLVTSKINAIPA; encoded by the coding sequence ATGAGGAGAAGAGACTTCATAACCGCAGTAGCTGCGTCTGCGGGTTCGGCTTATGCGGCGATGAAAGCATTGGATTTACTAGAGCAACCAGCTACAGCACAGCCACAACGACCCTTTGAGCTAAAGCGTCGAGGAGGACGCAAGAAAGTTATTATTTTAGGTGCGGGACTGGCAGGGATGACCTCTGCTTATGAGTTGGCAAAAATCGGTTATGAATGCATAATTTTGGAAGCACGCGATCGCGCTGGGGGTAGATGTTGGACGCTTAGAGGTGGAGATAAGTTTACAGATATTGACGGACAGACAGAGACAGTAAAATTCGATCCAGGTTTGTATTTTAATCCTGGACCTGCTCGTATTCCTCAACATCACGTAACTTTAGATTATTGCCGAGAACTTGGTGTAAAACTAGAAACTTTTACTAATCTCAATCGCCAACAGTATTACTACAACGAGAATGTAGGGGCTTTATCTGGTAAAAAAGTCCGGGCGCGGGAAGCGATAACTGATATGCGCGGTTATATCTCAGAACTGTTAGCTAAAGCGGTTAATCAAGACGCGCTAGATGCTACATTATCTGGCACAGATAAAGAAAAACTAATCGAATTTCTCCGTACCTATGGCAACCTTAATCCCGATCTATTTTACAAAGGGTCAAGCAGGCGCGGTTATGCTGTTCCCCAAGGTGCGGCAGATAATCCCGGAATATTAGCCGATCCCTACGATCTTAAGTCTTTGATTGAGCTAGGATTTGCTGGATATGAGGCTTCTGAGTGGGGTTACGACCAACAAATGACCATGCTTCAACCCGTAGGTGGAATGGATCGAATTGCTAAGGCGATGGAAAACAGAGTCAAGCAATTGATTACTTTTAGCGCTGAGGTCAAAGAAATTCGCAAAACACCTAATGGCGTTCGCATTGTATACACTGATAGTAGAAATGGTCAAAGGCGAGAAGTATCTGGTGATTACTGCATTTGCACTATTCCTTTATCAGTATTAAAAACTATTCCCTCGGATTTTGCTCCCGATATGCAAGCCGCAATTTCTAGTGTGGATTATGCAATTACTGGCAAAAGTGGATTGCAATTCAATCGTCGCTTTTGGGAGGAGGACGAAGATATCTATGGCGGCATCACCAGTACAAATCAACCAATTACTCAAGTTTGGTATCCATCCTCCGGTTATTTGTCACGAAAAGGAGTGATGTTAGGGTATTACAACTTTGGGACTAACGCCTCTAATGTCGGCAACTTGCCTTGCTCCCAACGCCTAGCTTTAGCTTTGGATCAAGGCAGTAAAATTCATCCCCAGTATAGAAGCCACTTTGAAAATGGAATATCTTTATATTGGCCAAAAATTCCCTACAACTTAGGCGGATGGGCATCTTACACTACCGCAGTCAGGGAACAGTATTACCCCAGACTAAACCAACCGGATGGGAATATTTATTTAGCAGGGGAACACCTCAGTTATCTTACCGGATGGATGGCTGGCGCTTTTGAATCGGCGCGACTGGTAACTTCAAAAATTAATGCAATACCCGCCTAA
- a CDS encoding ABC transporter ATP-binding protein, translated as MQYLDATETSPPTTAEPIIELKGISKKFGNNVILDNVDLKIYRGEALAIIGPSGTGKSTILRIIAGLLAPDTGEIYVEGQLRAGLIEDGNDPIGIGMVFQQAALFDSLTVEENVGFSLFQHSRLKKSHIRELVKQKLEMVGLGEAGSRYPAELSGGMRKRVSFARAIMANPNNPKDASEILLYDEPTAGLDPIASTVIEDLIRRLQCVQEVCSTYAIVTHQDSTIRRTADRIIFLYQGKVQWEGTQNDTQTTDHPLIRQFFSGSVEGPIHIIG; from the coding sequence ATGCAATACCTAGATGCAACGGAAACCTCACCGCCCACCACAGCAGAACCAATAATTGAATTAAAAGGGATTAGTAAAAAATTTGGTAACAATGTAATTTTAGATAATGTGGATCTAAAAATTTATCGAGGGGAAGCCTTAGCAATTATTGGGCCTTCAGGTACTGGTAAATCAACGATTTTACGGATTATTGCCGGATTATTAGCGCCAGATACGGGGGAAATCTATGTAGAAGGACAGCTAAGAGCAGGCTTAATTGAAGATGGTAACGATCCAATTGGCATTGGGATGGTATTTCAACAAGCCGCTCTATTTGACTCGCTTACAGTAGAGGAAAACGTGGGATTTTCTTTGTTTCAACATTCCCGCCTCAAAAAGTCGCACATTAGAGAACTGGTGAAGCAAAAACTAGAAATGGTGGGCTTAGGAGAGGCTGGAAGTCGTTACCCTGCGGAATTATCGGGAGGAATGCGTAAACGAGTTAGTTTTGCACGGGCAATTATGGCTAACCCCAACAATCCTAAAGATGCTTCAGAAATACTTCTGTACGACGAACCTACCGCCGGACTAGATCCCATCGCCTCAACGGTAATTGAAGACTTAATTCGTCGGTTGCAATGCGTTCAGGAAGTGTGTAGCACCTATGCAATTGTGACTCACCAAGATAGTACGATTCGTCGCACCGCCGATCGGATAATTTTTTTATATCAAGGTAAAGTGCAATGGGAGGGAACCCAAAACGATACTCAAACTACCGATCATCCGTTAATTAGACAGTTTTTTAGCGGCAGTGTCGAAGGGCCAATTCATATAATTGGTTAA
- a CDS encoding MlaD family protein, which translates to MRSRTVREGSVGLLILLGIGLLGGFILWLKGVQFNQRSYKAIVFFTNVAGIQEGATVRYRGVNIGSVVAIKPGANGVEVEIEISPADIIIPKDAVIEANQSGLISEVSIDITPISQLSPQLVVAKPLDENCDRNLIVCNGSQLQGKVGVSLDALIRSSTNFASIYGNPKLYASLNNAVNNAAVAAVGVTELTKELEVLSKSTRQQLRTFSTAATSVQQAANEISASSSKTITQFGNTAEGLNSTTANVNRLVNNVDSLVTTNRSTLVTTLNNLNQVSEQLQGTFRDLSPTLNRVNQSQLIQNLETLSANAAEASTNLRNASNALNDPNNILVLQQTLDSARVTFANAQKITSDLDELTGDPEFRQNVRQIVDGLSGLVSSTQQLEQQVQVAASLEPTTPEQINLSTTSAPVSVMPNVDSAEFSLAQKTLKPILSTTELEGSQEAK; encoded by the coding sequence ATGCGATCGCGCACTGTTCGAGAAGGCTCTGTTGGTTTATTAATTCTCCTAGGAATAGGACTACTGGGCGGGTTTATACTTTGGCTCAAAGGAGTGCAATTCAATCAACGCAGCTACAAAGCCATTGTCTTTTTTACCAATGTAGCTGGGATTCAAGAAGGGGCAACCGTTCGCTATCGTGGCGTAAATATAGGTAGTGTAGTAGCAATCAAACCGGGAGCAAACGGCGTAGAGGTCGAGATTGAAATTAGTCCTGCCGATATCATAATTCCCAAGGATGCTGTAATTGAAGCCAATCAATCTGGCTTAATTAGCGAAGTGAGTATTGATATTACACCTATTAGTCAGCTATCGCCGCAATTAGTTGTCGCTAAACCCTTAGATGAAAATTGCGATCGCAATCTAATTGTCTGTAACGGCTCTCAACTTCAAGGTAAAGTTGGTGTTAGTCTAGATGCGCTGATTCGTTCTTCCACCAATTTTGCTAGTATTTACGGCAACCCAAAACTTTACGCCAGTTTAAATAATGCTGTAAATAATGCGGCGGTGGCGGCGGTGGGAGTGACAGAGCTTACAAAGGAACTTGAAGTATTATCAAAGTCTACTCGTCAGCAATTAAGAACCTTCTCTACGGCGGCAACTTCGGTACAGCAAGCCGCCAATGAAATTAGCGCCTCAAGTAGCAAAACTATTACCCAGTTTGGTAATACTGCCGAGGGATTGAATTCAACAACGGCTAATGTCAATCGCTTAGTAAATAATGTTGATAGTTTGGTAACGACAAATCGCTCTACTTTGGTTACTACCCTTAATAATCTCAACCAGGTAAGCGAACAGTTGCAAGGAACTTTTAGGGATCTTTCCCCAACCCTCAATCGCGTTAACCAAAGTCAATTAATCCAAAACTTAGAAACCCTATCTGCCAACGCTGCGGAAGCTTCTACTAATTTACGCAATGCCTCTAATGCGTTGAACGATCCCAATAATATATTGGTATTGCAACAAACTTTAGATTCGGCACGAGTAACTTTTGCCAATGCTCAAAAAATTACGTCAGACTTGGACGAATTAACGGGAGATCCTGAGTTTCGCCAAAATGTCCGCCAAATAGTTGATGGCTTGAGCGGTTTAGTGTCTTCCACCCAACAATTAGAACAGCAAGTACAGGTAGCTGCAAGTTTAGAACCGACAACACCAGAACAAATAAATCTGAGTACAACTAGCGCTCCTGTTTCCGTCATGCCAAACGTAGATAGTGCGGAGTTTTCTTTAGCTCAAAAAACTTTAAAGCCAATTTTATCTACAACTGAATTAGAAGGCAGTCAGGAAGCTAAATAA
- a CDS encoding vWA domain-containing protein translates to MPDFLRLEDAVEFAENPEPRCPCVLLLDTSGSMQGEAINALNEGLKIFKEELNRDNLAKKRVEVAILTFNSDVNVVQDFITADQFEPPTLKAQGLTVMGSAIHKGLDMVASRKAEYSANGVAYYRPWVFLITDGEPQGEPDSLIEQAAQRIKEDEANKRVAFFAVGVEGANMTRLSQIVARSPLKLVGLNFQEMFIWLSASMQRVSQSRMDEQIPLPPPGWGIV, encoded by the coding sequence ATGCCTGATTTTTTAAGACTTGAAGATGCTGTTGAATTTGCTGAAAATCCAGAACCACGTTGTCCCTGCGTATTGTTGCTAGACACTTCGGGTTCAATGCAAGGTGAGGCAATTAACGCCTTAAATGAGGGATTAAAAATATTCAAAGAGGAGCTAAACCGCGATAACCTAGCTAAAAAGCGTGTTGAAGTTGCAATCCTTACCTTCAACAGTGATGTAAATGTCGTTCAAGATTTTATTACCGCCGACCAATTTGAACCACCAACTTTGAAAGCTCAAGGTTTGACAGTGATGGGTTCGGCAATTCATAAAGGACTAGATATGGTAGCTAGTCGCAAAGCCGAGTACAGTGCCAATGGGGTAGCTTACTATCGCCCTTGGGTATTTTTAATTACCGATGGAGAACCCCAAGGCGAACCAGATAGCCTGATTGAGCAAGCAGCACAACGCATTAAAGAAGATGAAGCCAATAAGCGCGTAGCCTTCTTTGCCGTAGGGGTAGAAGGGGCAAATATGACTCGTCTTTCTCAAATTGTTGCTCGTAGTCCTTTAAAATTAGTAGGTTTAAACTTTCAAGAAATGTTTATCTGGCTTTCTGCCAGTATGCAGCGAGTATCGCAGTCAAGAATGGACGAGCAAATACCGTTGCCGCCTCCTGGTTGGGGTATAGTTTGA
- a CDS encoding SWIM zinc finger family protein, which translates to MTTSYNAQASREWWAQRWLDLLDSYRFKKRLERARTYSRQGNVLSIKFRGAQVSANVQGSEIEPYQVSLSLESFTAEQWGFVIETMSHRAFFAAKLLAGEMPQNIEEVFTANGVSLFPFSLSDIRSKCSCPDKANPCKHIGAVYYQLGDRFSEDPFVLFQLRGSSKDQIIAALRQLRTPKNTEETTELQNIPISPNRLNTPNISQFWRYDRPLDPNLVVIAPPVSSESILDILGPIPLSIDGTGNSNFDATVSEAAIAYLSSAYSQVSQKAAISAMNL; encoded by the coding sequence ATGACGACCAGTTACAACGCCCAAGCAAGCCGTGAATGGTGGGCGCAACGATGGCTAGATTTACTAGACTCCTACCGCTTCAAAAAGCGTCTAGAAAGAGCAAGAACCTACTCCAGACAGGGAAATGTCCTGAGCATTAAGTTTCGAGGCGCTCAGGTGTCTGCTAACGTGCAAGGTTCAGAAATAGAACCTTATCAAGTTTCTTTATCTTTGGAGTCTTTTACCGCCGAACAATGGGGTTTTGTAATTGAAACTATGTCCCATCGGGCATTTTTTGCCGCAAAATTATTGGCTGGGGAAATGCCGCAAAATATTGAAGAAGTATTTACCGCCAATGGCGTGTCGCTATTTCCCTTTAGTTTGAGCGATATTCGCAGCAAATGTTCTTGTCCCGACAAAGCCAACCCCTGCAAGCATATAGGGGCAGTATATTATCAATTGGGCGATCGCTTTAGCGAAGATCCTTTTGTATTATTTCAACTGCGCGGTAGCTCTAAAGACCAAATTATCGCGGCTTTGCGTCAGCTACGCACTCCTAAAAATACCGAGGAGACAACAGAATTACAAAACATTCCTATTTCCCCTAATCGTCTTAATACTCCAAATATTAGTCAATTTTGGCGCTACGATCGACCCTTAGACCCAAATTTAGTTGTCATTGCGCCCCCGGTGAGCAGCGAATCAATATTAGATATATTAGGGCCTATTCCTCTATCAATTGATGGTACGGGAAACTCTAACTTTGATGCTACAGTCTCGGAAGCTGCGATCGCATATTTGAGTAGTGCCTACAGCCAAGTTAGCCAAAAAGCCGCAATTTCAGCGATGAATTTGTAA